One genomic segment of Helianthus annuus cultivar XRQ/B chromosome 14, HanXRQr2.0-SUNRISE, whole genome shotgun sequence includes these proteins:
- the LOC110908699 gene encoding uncharacterized protein LOC110908699 isoform X3, with amino-acid sequence MNPKDTTIIQTEPIPLTDNRQYKSNLNHPWRQPLSLTDDRQRFRLQEILVATNDFSDENLITEGALGKVYKGKLFWNENWKNFMVRKLDCRYGQGDELQTEFSMVKSLKHKNIISILGYNDESNEKIIVYEQAVHGTLDQHLTDPSLTWLQRLKICLGVARALSYIHYDIIHCDINSSKIFLDEDWEPKIYGFELSTKYPQSWKHRLLYSHYFNTDNYMTPEYDVYSFGVLLLEVLCGRKPMITNDVIKEVIDEFIDPHLRKQANAQSLALFKHITDNCLNRQLVHRPTMDKIVKELEDVLELQQNSIAPHEDTTFNNLKVDFLKIPLIEIKRATNYFHDDYSIGSGGYGTVYKAELDVLDIQSLSSMEGKCKDELPKINKVVAIKRILRREDEQDKQGFLSEIKLLTSCKHPNIVSLLGFSREDDEMILVYEYAFKGSLSDYLRNNNLTWVQRIQICLEIAHAINYIHTDMEGKPRIIHRDIKSDNILLDANLHAKVADFGLSTFHPLMQQASTIYTQNIAGTMVYMDPEYLETGKYKRESDIYSFGVVLFEVLSGSMAYDAIYIAKNETGLAHIARRRFNEGTLKELMDPKMIKEDVDCNFTLNRGPNQTSFNTFSEVAYRCLAETQARRPTMKVVIKELQKALELQGETMVLSKFQLSDIELATENFAATYCIGLDTERKVYKAELDHFGNSISSSTEGMNNGEPSKKRITVAIKCIINSESGRGKQAFFEELEKRTSYKHPNIVSLIGFCYEVDKMILVYEHASKSSLDDYLKSVDGMKNYTWTQRLHMCLEIARGLNHLHTSPQRIIHGDIKSATILLGMNHEAKIAYYGISKHRTNQEVGMEVYADPEYETTGKLERHSDVYSFGVVLFEIFCGRVAYSPVYMKDNEKGLAPIARMCVNDGSIERIIDPKLIEETDDDILTSNRRPNNDSLNRFLKVACQCLGEAANRATMQMVINELEIALNFHDSEDYKEIIQMSKNPEIYSTTNRKDIYDILSKGILIQEDKVWFSLGSKGERNEMVSASQFSFENRWSHKWHSLPESRFDKVAELLNISNLNMQIQISSRSLSLGIKYGVHLVFKFHGARKNVANRMYVNLTYKMGNETLHAYFATWREDEWMSIELYRFLNHKESDTDFEFLIKSFSRCYCGNRAIYVEGIELRAIDNEENILTEVPQVPQSTLHMNQMQQLPINDYPLDICSIFTQTLLKLFRWRNEGKQYYMLSANEAFCHSFNAKRFHWKSTTKSRFQKVAELLSTQEFLIKCKIESRMLLQDTEYSCYLVFKLSEKCSGLHCPVMVRDLHQQKNKQMVRDLHQQKNKQSEVVYFRSPKPWNIGRVPQEREDGWMEVCVWKFKSNNELQNDRNSINLEFENYEGMMSGLIVCGLEFRLM; translated from the exons AGATTCAGGCTTCAAGAGATATTAGTTGCCACCAACGATTTTTCTGATGAAAATCTCATTACGGAAGGTGCACTAGGAAAGGTGTACAAAGGTAAACTCTTCTGGAATGAGAATTGGAAGAATTTTATGGTACGGAAGTTAGATTGTAGGTATGGGCAAGGAGACGAGTTGCAGACTGAGTTTTCAATGGTCAAGAGTCTCAAACATAAAAATATCATTTCAATATTGGGGTACAATGATGAGAGTAATGAAAAGATCATCGTTTACGAGCAAGCAGTTCACGGAACTCTTGACCAACATCTAACTGATCCAAGTCTCACATGGCTTCAAAGACTTAAAATATGTTTAGGTGTAGCACGTGCACTGAGTTACATCCATTATGATATCATACATTGCGACATCAATAGCTCTAAAATATTTTTAGATGAAGATTGGGAACCCAAGATATATGGTTTTGAACTTTCCACAAAATATCCTCAAAGTTGGAAGCATCGTCTTCTCTACTCTCACTATTTCAACACCGATAATTATATGACACCTGAATATGACGTTTACTCATTTGGTGTGTTGTTGCTTGAAGTCCTTTGTGGGAGGAAACCAATGATTACAAATGATGTTATTAAGGAAGTGATAGATGAGTTCATTGATCCTCATTTAAGGAAACAAGCTAACGCACAATCGTTGGCACTCTTCAAACACATAACTGATAATTGCTTGAATCGACAACTTGTGCATCGTCCAACTATGGATAAGATTGTTAAGGAACTTGAGGATGTGTTGGAACTTCAACAAAACTCAATCGCTCCACATGAAGATACAACATTCAACAACTTGAAG GTGGATTTTTTGAAGATCCCACTAATCGAAATAAAGCGAGCCACAAATTATTTCCATGACGACTACTCTATTGGCTCTGGCGGGTATGGTACAGTGTACAAAGCTGAACTTGATGTTTTAGATATTCAAAGTTTGTCATCTATGGAAGGAAAGTGTAAAGATGAGCTTCCCAAGATAAACAAAGTTGTAGCTATAAAACGTATTTTACGTAGAGAAGATGAGCAAGATAAACAAGGATTTTTATCAGAAATTAAATTGCTTACTAGTTGTAAGCATCCGAATATAGTGTCTCTTCTTGGCTTTTCTAGAGAAGATGATGAAATGATTCTTGTTTATGAGTATGCTTTTAAAGGAAGCCTTAGTGATTATTTAAGAAACAATAATCTTACTTGGGTTCAAAGAATACAAATTTGCCTTGAAATTGCACATGCAATTAATTACATTCACACCGACATGGAGGGAAAACCTAGGATAATTCATCGAGACATAAAGAGTGATAACATTTTATTAGATGCAAATTTGCATGCAAAGGTTGCCGACTTCGGGCTCTCAACATTCCATCCTTTGATGCAGCAAGCTAGCACTATCTATACACAAAATATCGCTGGGACAATGGTTTATATGGATCCAGAGTATTTGGAAACGGGTAAGTATAAAAGGGAATCTGATATTTACTCATTTGGAGTAGTGTTATTTGAGGTCCTATCCGGGAGTATGGCCTATGACGCAATTTACATTGCCAAAAATGAGACAGGCCTTGCACATATTGCAAGGCGGCGCTTCAACGAGGGAACATTAAAGGAATTGATGGATCCCAAAATGATTAAAGAAGATGTTGATTGTAATTTTACATTAAATAGAGGACCCAATCAAACTTCTTTCAACACATTTTCTGAAGTTGCATATCGATGTTTGGCGGAAACTCAAGCTAGGCGTCCAACCATGAAAGTCGTCATCAAGGAACTTCAAAAGGCACTAGAATTGCAA GGGGAAACCATGGTACTCTCAAAGTTTCAGCTCAGTGATATAGAATTGGCTACCGAGAACTTTGCTGCAACATACTGTATTGGTTTAGACACAGAGAGGAAGGTGTACAAAGCTGAACTTGATCATTTTGGCAACAGTATTTCGTCTTCAACTGAAGGGATGAATAATGGTGAACCATCCAAGAAGCGCATCACCGTAGCTATAAAATGCATCATTAATAGCGAAAGCGGGCGCGGAAAACAAGCATTCTTTGAAGAACTTGAAAAGCGTACCAGTTATAAGCATCCCAACATTGTCTCTCTTATCGGCTTTTGTTACGAAGTTGATAAAATGATCCTTGTCTACGAGCATGCTTCTAAGAGCAGCCTTGATGACTATTTGAAAAGCGTTGACGGCATGAAGAATTATACATGGACCCAGCGTTTACACATGTGCCTTGAGATTGCACGTGGACTCAATCACCTTCACACCAGCCCACAAAGGATAATCCATGGTGACATAAAGAGTGCCACCATTCTGCTAGGCATGAACCACGAGGCAAAAATTGCTTACTATGGGATCTCCAAACACCGTACGAATCAAGAGGTAGGCATGGAAGTGTATGCTGATCCAGAATATGAAACTACAGGTAAGCTGGAAAGACATTCTGATGTTTACTCTTTTGGAGTTGTTCTTTTTGAAATCTTTTGTGGGAGGGTGGCATACAGTCCAGTTTACATGAAAGATAATGAGAAAGGGCTTGCGCCCATTGCACGCATGTGTGTCAATGATGGAAGCATAGAGAGGATCATAGATCCGAAACTAATTGAAGAAACTGATGATGACATTctcacttcaaatagaagacccAATAATGATTCTTTGAACAGATTTTTAAAAGTTGCATGTCAATGTTTGGGGGAAGCTGCTAACCGTGCTACAATGCAAATGGTGATCAATGAGCTTGAGATAGCACTGAACTTTCAT GATAGTGAAGACTATAAAGAAATAATCCAGATGTCAAAAAACCCTGAAATCTACTCTACCACAAATAGAAAGGATATTTATGACATTCTCTCCAAAGGAATCCTCATTCAAGAGGACAAAGTG tGGTTTTCACTCGGAAGTAAGGGAGAAAGAAACGAAATGGTATCAGCAAGCCAATTTTCATTCGAAAATCGTTGGTCACATAAGTGGCATTCACTTCCAGAATCAAG ATTTGATAAAGTGGCCGAGTTGTTGAATATTTCGAATCTAAATATGCAAATACAAATAAGTAGTCGATCTTTATCCTTGGGTATCAAGTATGGTGTTCATCTTGTCTTCAAATTTCATGGTGCAAGAAAAAACGTAGCTAACCGGATGTATGTGAACCTAACTTACAAAATGGGAAATGAAACTTTGCATGCATATTTTGCAACATGGAGAGAAGATGAGTGGATGAGTATTGAATTGTATCGTTTCTTGAATCATAAGGAATCAGATACTGACTTTGAGTTTCTAATAAAGAGCTTTTCACGATGCTATTGTGGAAACCGTGCAATTTATGTTGAAGGCATCGAGTTGCGAGCCATTGACAAT GAAGAAAACATCTTAACGGAAGTCCCACAAGTCCCGCAGTCAACCTTACACATGAATCAGATGCAACAGTTGCCGATTAATGATTATCCTTTGGATATTTGTAGCATATTCACTCAAACACTTTTGAAGTTGTTCAGGTGGAGGAACGAGGGGAAACAATATTACATGCTTTCAGCAAATGAGGCCTTTTGTCACTCTTTTAACGCGAAGCGTTTTCATTGGAAGTCCACAACCAAGTCAAGATTTCAAAAGGTGGCTGAGCTTTTATCAACACAAGAGTTTCTTATCAAGTGCAAGATTGAAAGTAGAATGTTGTTGCAAGATACAGAATATAGTTGTTACCTTGTGTTCAAGCTTTCGGAGAAGTGTTCTGGGTTGCATTGTCCAGTGATGGTGCGAGATCTGCATCAGCAGAAAAATAAACAGATGGTGCGAGATCTGCATCAGCAGAAAAATAAACAGAGTGAAGTTGTTTATTTTAGATCCCCGAAGCCTTGGAATATAGGTCGGGTTCCTCAAGAGAGGGAAGATGGATGGATGGAGGTTTGTGTGTGGAAATTCAAATCAAATAACGAGCTTCAAAATGATCGTAATTCTATAAATTTGGAATTTGAAAATTATGAGGGAATGATGTCCGGCCTTATTGTATGTGGCCTTGAGTTTCGCCTCATGTAA